One part of the Algibacter sp. L1A34 genome encodes these proteins:
- a CDS encoding DUF2652 domain-containing protein has product MEQTPAPTLICIPDISGFTEFMSSTDIELSSQIIPALLNKVIYSNNIGLKVSEIEGDAILFFKTGPLPTFKALVEQCRLFYTEFYKQLNLLDQKYGYRAKGVDIPDVLGLKIILHFGEKISAVQIGKNIKLMGEDVIIAHRLLKNKIPFNEYILLSGNILEQYKGEDLEHNFGWGQLHENDTTYKHIGDVSYNYINLEPLIE; this is encoded by the coding sequence ATGGAACAAACACCAGCGCCAACATTAATTTGTATCCCGGATATTAGCGGATTCACTGAGTTTATGAGTTCCACCGATATTGAGTTAAGCTCACAAATAATACCAGCACTTTTAAATAAGGTCATTTATTCCAATAACATAGGGTTAAAAGTTTCAGAGATTGAAGGTGATGCCATTTTATTTTTTAAAACAGGACCTTTACCCACATTTAAAGCTTTGGTAGAACAATGTAGATTATTTTACACCGAATTTTATAAGCAATTAAATCTGTTGGATCAAAAATATGGGTATCGCGCAAAAGGTGTTGATATTCCCGATGTTTTAGGCTTAAAAATAATTTTGCATTTTGGAGAAAAAATTAGTGCCGTTCAAATAGGGAAAAATATAAAACTTATGGGCGAAGATGTTATTATAGCACATCGTTTGTTAAAAAATAAAATTCCTTTTAATGAGTACATCTTACTTTCTGGAAATATATTGGAGCAATATAAAGGGGAAGATTTAGAACATAATTTTGGCTGGGGTCAATTGCATGAAAATGATACTACTTATAAGCATATTGGTGATGTTAGTTATAATTATATAAATTTAGAACCTTTGATAGAATAA
- a CDS encoding cation-translocating P-type ATPase: protein MAIENYNIKGLTDSEVLEAREKYGQNILNFKKESGFIYAIKNIIKEPMVILLLVTSTIYFITGNFGDGVFLAVAIVLVATISLYQDSRSRNALEKLKIYTQPNCKVIRVGKVIEINSEELVVGDSMMVEEGATIPADGIIVHSNDFSVNESILTGESFSVNKNQTAERNVIYMGTMIASGLAIATVTHIGNATKLGKIGKSLEDVLEEKTPLELQINNFVKKMVIAGIAVFILVWGVNYFKSYNLLDSLLKALTLAMSILPEEIPVAFTTFMAMGAWRLMKMGVVVKQMKTVETLGSATVICTDKTGTITENKMSLAKLYCTVIRKITSTKETLNKNEKELVRMAMWASEPIPFDPMEIALHESYKRLFTVDERPNYKMFHEYPLNGKPPMMTHIFQDDSGHRIIAAKGAPEALLNVSILTPKERKEIEEAINLLANDGYRVLGVGHTTFNGDVFPSEQQDFKFAFKGLVAFYDPPKQNIQSVFEDFNTAGINVKIITGDNSATTMAIAKQIGFRGYEYSISGDELMKIPDSKLLKTVSKIQIFTRMFPDAKLKIINALKANGEVVAMVGDGVNDGPALKSAHIGIAMGKKGTEIAKDSASLILVDDDLSKMVDAVAMGRKIYSNLKKAIQYIISIHIPIILTVFIPLVLGWVYPNILSPVHIILLELIMGPTCSIVYENEPMEKNTMYQKPRPFTTKFFKGKELITSVIQGLMITVGVLLAYQYAVLQGYNESITRTMVFTVLMSANIFLTFVNRSFYYSVFTTIKYKNRLISLIIGITVFISALLLFVKPFNQFFQFEILNTSLIITSIGIGFLSVIWYEVVKWFKRRKNTSSNNLV, encoded by the coding sequence ATGGCCATTGAAAACTACAATATAAAAGGTCTTACCGATAGTGAAGTACTTGAAGCACGTGAAAAGTATGGGCAAAACATCTTAAATTTTAAGAAAGAAAGCGGATTTATTTATGCCATTAAGAATATCATTAAAGAGCCAATGGTTATACTGTTATTGGTTACTTCTACAATATATTTTATAACAGGAAATTTTGGTGATGGCGTTTTTTTAGCTGTCGCCATTGTATTGGTTGCTACAATTTCCTTGTACCAAGATTCCAGAAGTCGAAATGCTTTAGAAAAATTAAAAATATACACACAACCTAATTGCAAGGTTATTAGAGTAGGTAAAGTTATCGAAATAAATAGTGAAGAACTAGTTGTTGGAGATAGTATGATGGTTGAGGAAGGTGCTACAATTCCAGCAGATGGTATTATTGTTCATTCTAATGATTTTTCGGTTAATGAATCTATACTTACAGGAGAATCTTTTTCGGTCAACAAAAATCAAACAGCGGAACGTAATGTAATATATATGGGCACCATGATAGCTAGCGGATTGGCTATTGCAACGGTAACCCATATTGGTAATGCAACCAAATTAGGTAAAATAGGTAAAAGTCTTGAAGATGTATTAGAAGAAAAAACACCGTTAGAATTACAAATTAACAATTTTGTAAAGAAAATGGTTATCGCAGGTATTGCCGTTTTTATATTGGTTTGGGGTGTTAATTATTTTAAGTCTTATAATTTACTAGATAGTTTGCTGAAAGCATTAACGCTTGCTATGAGTATCTTACCAGAGGAAATTCCCGTTGCTTTTACAACCTTTATGGCTATGGGTGCTTGGCGACTTATGAAAATGGGAGTTGTTGTAAAACAGATGAAAACGGTTGAAACTTTAGGAAGTGCAACGGTGATCTGTACGGATAAAACCGGCACAATTACAGAAAATAAAATGAGCCTTGCTAAGCTTTATTGTACAGTAATCAGAAAAATTACTTCAACTAAAGAAACGCTAAATAAAAATGAAAAAGAACTTGTGCGTATGGCTATGTGGGCAAGCGAACCTATTCCTTTCGATCCTATGGAAATAGCATTGCATGAAAGTTATAAACGTCTTTTTACGGTAGATGAAAGACCAAACTATAAAATGTTTCACGAATATCCTTTGAATGGAAAACCACCAATGATGACGCATATTTTTCAGGACGATTCAGGTCATCGAATAATTGCCGCCAAAGGAGCGCCAGAAGCCTTGCTAAACGTATCAATTCTTACACCTAAAGAAAGAAAAGAAATAGAAGAAGCTATAAACTTGCTCGCAAATGATGGATATCGCGTTTTAGGAGTAGGTCACACTACTTTTAATGGTGATGTTTTCCCTTCAGAACAACAAGATTTCAAATTTGCCTTCAAAGGATTAGTGGCTTTTTATGATCCTCCAAAGCAAAATATCCAATCTGTTTTTGAAGATTTTAATACTGCCGGAATTAATGTAAAAATCATTACAGGCGATAATTCTGCAACCACCATGGCAATTGCAAAACAAATTGGTTTTAGAGGTTATGAATACAGTATTTCTGGTGATGAGTTAATGAAAATACCCGATTCTAAATTGTTAAAAACAGTTTCTAAAATTCAAATATTTACACGAATGTTTCCAGATGCCAAATTAAAAATTATCAATGCATTAAAGGCAAATGGGGAAGTGGTTGCTATGGTAGGTGATGGCGTAAATGATGGGCCTGCATTAAAAAGTGCTCATATTGGGATTGCCATGGGGAAAAAAGGAACTGAAATAGCAAAAGATTCTGCGTCATTGATATTAGTGGATGATGATTTGTCTAAAATGGTAGATGCTGTGGCTATGGGCAGAAAAATTTATAGTAATTTAAAAAAGGCCATTCAGTATATTATATCCATCCATATACCTATAATATTAACGGTATTCATTCCGTTGGTATTAGGTTGGGTTTATCCTAACATTTTATCTCCTGTGCATATTATTTTATTAGAATTAATAATGGGGCCTACTTGTTCTATTGTTTATGAAAATGAGCCCATGGAAAAGAATACCATGTATCAAAAGCCTCGTCCTTTTACCACTAAGTTTTTTAAAGGGAAAGAGTTAATAACCAGTGTTATTCAGGGATTAATGATTACTGTAGGAGTTCTTTTGGCCTATCAATATGCGGTGTTGCAAGGTTATAACGAATCTATTACAAGAACGATGGTCTTTACGGTTCTTATGTCGGCCAATATATTTCTAACCTTTGTAAACCGTTCTTTTTATTATTCAGTTTTTACCACCATCAAGTATAAAAATAGATTAATTTCTTTAATCATTGGTATTACCGTTTTTATTAGCGCATTGTTACTGTTTGTTAAACCCTTTAATCAATTCTTCCAATTCGAAATATTGAATACTTCACTCATAATTACAAGTATTGGTATTGGTTTTTTATCTGTTATTTGGTATGAAGTGGTAAAATGGTTTAAGAGAAGAAAGAATACATCTTCAAATAATCTAGTTTAG
- a CDS encoding L,D-transpeptidase, with protein sequence MIQIKDPTSITFSTAKQKIQLKALGFLFCISFICFTGCANFNKKNTVLDSNTTNNPPIKKESVLKKPVINNKIVVNKDIPIRVYFKWMDSLVTVLNQKNSYPIDEYIIVRFNPWILDTLAHTDYYYLKEKGIFNEDSQALFALVKDQIISIPDSVQTQKIKERMANTYIDVNIPEFKLRIIENGKVSYTFPVRVGQNNKRYLEMAKREVDMRTKPGIGKIVRVNKTPVFINPKDNHKYYATKRDDNKVTKLPAIPWIEPEIDGRRFGQLIHPTTNMATLGKAYSNGCIGLRESDAWFVYYYAPLGTKVFIRYELQGKDDEGENIQFANIYPGFENKTYRKEAIESAFKAIDGKPTTACDCRVLE encoded by the coding sequence ATGATACAGATAAAAGACCCTACAAGTATTACTTTCTCTACGGCTAAACAGAAGATCCAACTAAAAGCACTAGGGTTTCTATTCTGTATATCATTTATTTGTTTTACCGGTTGCGCCAATTTTAATAAAAAAAACACCGTATTAGATTCAAACACTACTAATAATCCACCCATAAAAAAAGAAAGCGTTCTAAAGAAACCGGTTATTAATAATAAAATTGTTGTAAATAAAGATATCCCTATACGTGTATACTTTAAATGGATGGACAGTCTGGTTACAGTGCTCAATCAAAAAAATAGTTATCCTATTGACGAGTATATTATTGTAAGATTTAATCCTTGGATATTAGATACTTTGGCACATACCGATTATTATTACTTAAAAGAAAAAGGTATTTTTAATGAAGATTCGCAGGCGCTATTTGCACTTGTAAAAGACCAAATAATTAGTATTCCAGATTCCGTACAAACTCAGAAAATAAAGGAACGTATGGCAAACACTTATATCGATGTTAATATACCCGAATTTAAACTTCGAATTATAGAAAACGGTAAAGTTAGCTATACGTTTCCTGTTAGAGTTGGCCAGAATAACAAACGGTATTTAGAAATGGCAAAACGCGAAGTTGATATGCGGACAAAACCTGGAATAGGAAAAATAGTAAGGGTTAATAAAACGCCTGTTTTTATCAATCCAAAAGACAACCATAAATATTACGCCACAAAACGAGATGATAATAAAGTCACCAAATTACCAGCAATACCTTGGATAGAGCCAGAAATTGATGGTCGTCGTTTTGGGCAACTTATTCATCCTACAACTAATATGGCTACTTTGGGTAAGGCATATTCTAACGGCTGTATTGGCTTAAGAGAATCTGATGCTTGGTTCGTGTATTATTATGCTCCGTTAGGTACAAAGGTATTTATTAGATACGAATTGCAAGGTAAAGATGATGAAGGTGAAAACATCCAGTTTGCAAATATTTACCCTGGTTTTGAGAATAAAACATATAGAAAAGAAGCTATTGAATCTGCATTTAAAGCTATTGACGGAAAACCGACAACAGCTTGTGATTGTAGAGTTTTGGAATAA
- a CDS encoding sugar-transfer associated ATP-grasp domain-containing protein, with product MKAKLISSSKQFVNFIKKYNYNHSHHLMAKNALKTIESIRGSTNPKLINLSNEYAKDVLGWSGYAPWLKAYSAMVGEFKEGWIPENYFGSIIVPKLQGEVGKTSFLKPLSKKLFNSFDFPDVGCFVNGTFYSENYQCIKDTHVAQYLFKDTDKVVFKINNSAQGMGVIVVDQESFNLSQVKRLGDGVFQKYIKQHSFFNQIMPNSVSTIRVLTVLTNDGKASVRAVYLRVGRNRDSHVMSSSQISIPVDVENGELNNLGHSKSWYTLDTHPDTGFEFRNKKIPNFDKIIKKSLELQSSMPFVKCIGWDLILDENDNVQVMEWNGFHTGIGFAEFTQGPCFKGLGWESLWK from the coding sequence ATGAAAGCAAAACTTATATCTAGTTCCAAACAATTTGTAAATTTTATTAAAAAGTATAATTATAACCATAGTCATCATCTTATGGCTAAAAATGCGCTTAAAACTATTGAGTCTATTAGAGGTAGTACTAACCCCAAGTTGATTAATCTGTCTAATGAATATGCAAAAGATGTATTAGGGTGGAGTGGTTATGCGCCATGGCTTAAAGCTTATAGTGCTATGGTTGGCGAATTTAAAGAAGGATGGATTCCGGAAAATTATTTTGGAAGCATTATTGTGCCTAAACTTCAAGGTGAGGTAGGAAAAACTTCTTTTTTGAAACCTTTATCAAAAAAACTCTTTAATAGTTTCGATTTTCCAGATGTGGGGTGTTTTGTAAATGGAACGTTTTATTCAGAAAATTACCAATGTATTAAAGATACTCATGTTGCTCAATATTTATTTAAAGATACGGATAAAGTTGTTTTTAAGATCAATAATTCTGCGCAAGGTATGGGAGTCATAGTTGTGGATCAGGAATCTTTTAATCTTAGTCAAGTGAAGCGTTTGGGCGATGGTGTTTTTCAGAAGTATATTAAACAACATTCATTTTTTAATCAAATAATGCCTAATTCTGTTTCTACTATTCGTGTACTCACTGTATTGACTAATGATGGCAAAGCATCAGTAAGGGCTGTTTATCTTAGAGTTGGAAGAAATCGAGACTCTCATGTTATGTCAAGTTCACAAATATCCATTCCTGTTGATGTGGAAAATGGTGAATTGAATAATCTAGGTCATTCTAAATCTTGGTATACGCTAGATACTCATCCAGATACAGGATTTGAATTCAGGAACAAGAAAATTCCAAATTTTGATAAAATCATTAAAAAATCACTTGAATTGCAGAGTTCCATGCCTTTTGTAAAATGTATTGGTTGGGATCTGATTCTAGATGAAAATGATAACGTTCAGGTTATGGAATGGAATGGTTTTCATACAGGTATTGGTTTTGCAGAATTCACGCAAGGTCCTTGTTTTAAAGGCTTAGGGTGGGAGAGTCTTTGGAAATAA